A single Staphylococcus muscae DNA region contains:
- the queF gene encoding preQ(1) synthase: MSEGRSKEDLQDITLLGNQNNTYNFDYRPDVLESFDNKHQGRDYFVKFNCPEFTSLCPITGQPDFATIYISYIPNVKMVESKSLKLYLFSFRNHGDFHEDCMNIIMNDLIDLMDPHYIEVWGKFTPRGGISIDPYTNYGRPNSKYEKMAEYRMMNHDLYPETIDNR; encoded by the coding sequence ATGTCTGAAGGACGTTCAAAAGAAGACTTACAAGATATTACATTACTTGGTAACCAAAATAACACTTACAACTTTGATTATCGCCCGGATGTACTCGAGTCATTCGATAATAAACATCAAGGTCGTGATTACTTTGTTAAATTTAATTGTCCAGAGTTCACATCACTTTGTCCAATTACTGGACAACCTGATTTTGCGACAATTTATATTTCATACATTCCAAATGTGAAAATGGTTGAATCAAAGTCACTGAAACTCTACTTGTTCAGTTTTCGGAATCATGGAGATTTTCATGAAGATTGTATGAATATCATTATGAATGATCTCATCGACTTAATGGACCCACACTATATTGAAGTATGGGGTAAGTTCACACCACGCGGTGGAATTTCAATTGATCCATATACGAACTATGGTCGTCCAAATAGTAAATATGAAAAAATGGCTGAATATCGTATGATGAATCATGATCTCTATCCAGAGACGATTGATAATCGATAA
- a CDS encoding peptide MFS transporter, translating to MSKHYTREEILNSTPRTGFFGHPKGLSTLFFTEFWERFSYYGMKAILAYYIYYSVAKGGFGIDQGVALQIVSMYGALIYMSGVIGGWIADRIIGTRHALFYGGILIMVGHILLSLPNNFTLLLVALLFLIIGTGLLKPNISSTVGLLYEKNDPRMDSAFTIFYMSINLGALISPLIIGWTQINVGFHAGFAIAAVGMFFGLLTYFLTNKKYLGLAGLEVPDPLTKEERAKFIKILSAIAIVVVIVCVSLAMLGQLTIANFANFVTFLGVGLPLFYFVKMLTSKKTADYERKRVYAYIPLFIASVAFWMIQEQGSTVLAQFADTKTQLDLAKVTGGLIDFHIPPAWFQSLNPLFIVAFAPLFSILWVKLGRFNPPTVIKFAIGVLLAGVSYLIMVIPLSAGAELINPFWLVASFLIVTLGELCLSPIGLSTTTKLAPEAFTAQMMSVWFLSNAMAQGINAQMVTVYTAISSNQYFLYSGSIALAIGVLLFVASPFIKNLMQGVK from the coding sequence ATGAGCAAACATTACACGAGAGAGGAAATCCTGAATAGTACACCACGTACAGGTTTCTTCGGGCACCCAAAAGGACTAAGCACCCTATTCTTCACAGAGTTTTGGGAGAGATTTAGTTATTATGGTATGAAAGCCATTTTAGCCTATTACATTTATTACTCTGTTGCAAAAGGTGGCTTCGGTATCGATCAAGGTGTCGCACTTCAGATCGTATCAATGTATGGGGCGTTAATCTACATGAGTGGCGTTATCGGTGGTTGGATTGCCGACCGTATTATCGGTACACGACATGCGCTGTTCTATGGTGGTATTTTAATTATGGTGGGGCATATTTTACTATCACTACCGAACAACTTCACACTCTTATTAGTCGCATTACTATTCTTGATTATCGGTACAGGTTTATTAAAACCAAACATTTCTTCAACAGTCGGCTTATTGTATGAAAAGAACGATCCACGAATGGATTCAGCATTCACCATTTTTTACATGTCAATCAACTTAGGTGCATTAATTTCACCATTGATCATCGGTTGGACTCAAATCAATGTTGGTTTCCATGCTGGATTTGCTATTGCAGCTGTCGGAATGTTCTTTGGACTACTTACATATTTCTTAACGAACAAAAAATATTTAGGTTTAGCAGGGTTAGAAGTACCTGACCCATTGACTAAAGAAGAACGTGCAAAATTCATCAAAATTTTAAGCGCGATTGCCATTGTTGTAGTGATTGTATGTGTATCTCTTGCTATGTTAGGTCAACTTACGATCGCAAACTTCGCTAATTTTGTTACATTCTTAGGTGTTGGTTTGCCACTATTCTATTTCGTAAAAATGCTTACGAGCAAGAAAACAGCAGACTACGAACGCAAACGCGTCTATGCATACATCCCACTGTTCATCGCATCTGTGGCATTCTGGATGATTCAAGAACAAGGTTCAACTGTATTAGCACAATTTGCAGATACAAAAACGCAACTTGACTTAGCAAAAGTAACGGGTGGTTTAATTGACTTCCACATTCCACCAGCGTGGTTCCAATCATTGAATCCACTGTTCATCGTCGCTTTTGCACCTTTATTCTCAATATTATGGGTGAAACTTGGCCGCTTTAATCCACCAACTGTTATCAAATTTGCAATCGGTGTATTATTAGCAGGTGTATCATACTTAATCATGGTGATTCCTTTATCTGCTGGTGCAGAGTTAATCAACCCATTCTGGTTAGTCGCAAGCTTCTTAATCGTTACATTAGGTGAGCTTTGCTTATCACCAATTGGTTTATCAACAACAACTAAATTGGCACCTGAAGCCTTTACAGCGCAAATGATGAGTGTCTGGTTCTTATCTAATGCCATGGCACAAGGTATCAATGCACAAATGGTGACAGTTTATACAGCTATTAGCTCAAACCAATACTTCTTATATTCAGGAAGTATTGCCCTTGCAATCGGTGTGTTACTATTCGTCGCATCACCATTCATTAAAAACTTAATGCAAGGTGTTAAATAA
- a CDS encoding ABC transporter permease/substrate-binding protein, protein MNTFISTLSERKSELFGALLEHIELSFIALLIAVLIGVPLGILLTKTPKLSEPIINVAAVLQTIPSLALLGLMIPLFGIGTVPAVIALVIYALLPILRNTYTGIVGVDTSLIEAAKGIGMKPARRLLRVELPLAMPVIMAGVRTAMVLIIGTATLAALIGAGGLGDLILLGIDRNNTSLILIGAIPAALLAIAFDIILRVLSRVSYRRMMMTLAAILVVMLSVSLAPMLAQKEDKITVAGKLGTEPSIITNMYKLIIEEKTDYTVDVKDGMGKTTFLFNALKADEIDGYLEFTGTVLGELTKEQPKSNNESEVYNQAKTSLESKYDMTLLKPMKYNNTYALAVKRSFAEEHDLKTISDLKRVENDIKPGFTLEFNDREDGYPKVQKAYDLNFNQVKTMEPKLRYQAVEKGDINLIDAYSTDAELKQYDMVVLEDDQQVFPPYQGAPLFKQAFLDEHPEVASALNELEGKITDEEMQDMNYRVAEKGERPYDVAKAYLKKQHLID, encoded by the coding sequence ATGAATACATTTATTTCAACACTGTCCGAACGTAAAAGTGAATTGTTCGGAGCATTACTTGAACATATTGAACTGTCATTTATTGCGTTATTAATTGCTGTGCTCATCGGTGTACCACTCGGTATTTTATTGACGAAGACACCGAAATTATCTGAGCCAATTATCAATGTAGCGGCTGTCCTTCAAACGATTCCATCACTTGCTTTGCTCGGCTTAATGATTCCATTGTTTGGGATTGGTACCGTACCAGCAGTGATTGCATTAGTAATCTATGCGTTATTGCCAATTCTTCGCAATACGTATACTGGAATTGTCGGCGTAGACACATCTCTTATTGAAGCGGCGAAAGGGATTGGTATGAAGCCAGCACGACGATTACTGCGTGTCGAACTCCCACTTGCAATGCCAGTCATTATGGCTGGTGTGCGTACAGCAATGGTTTTAATCATCGGAACAGCAACATTAGCTGCACTCATTGGAGCAGGTGGATTAGGTGACTTAATCTTGCTCGGTATTGACCGCAATAATACGTCACTCATCTTAATAGGTGCGATTCCAGCTGCATTATTAGCGATTGCATTTGATATAATCTTACGTGTATTAAGCCGTGTCTCTTATCGCAGAATGATGATGACACTTGCAGCAATACTTGTTGTTATGTTAAGCGTTTCTCTCGCGCCTATGCTCGCACAAAAAGAAGATAAGATTACAGTGGCAGGAAAGTTAGGGACAGAACCATCAATTATTACGAACATGTATAAGTTGATCATTGAAGAAAAAACAGATTATACAGTTGATGTTAAAGATGGTATGGGTAAAACGACTTTCTTATTTAATGCGTTAAAAGCTGATGAAATTGATGGCTATTTAGAATTTACTGGTACAGTTTTAGGTGAATTAACGAAAGAGCAACCGAAATCAAATAACGAGTCTGAAGTTTACAATCAAGCAAAAACAAGCTTGGAGTCGAAGTATGACATGACATTACTTAAACCGATGAAATATAATAACACATATGCTTTAGCGGTGAAAAGATCGTTTGCCGAAGAACATGATTTGAAAACAATCAGTGACTTGAAGCGGGTTGAAAATGACATTAAACCAGGATTTACTTTAGAATTTAATGACCGTGAAGATGGCTATCCTAAAGTACAAAAAGCCTATGATTTGAACTTTAATCAAGTGAAAACAATGGAACCGAAGTTGCGATATCAAGCCGTAGAAAAAGGTGACATTAATTTGATTGATGCTTACTCAACAGATGCAGAATTGAAACAGTATGATATGGTGGTCTTAGAAGATGATCAGCAAGTTTTCCCGCCTTATCAAGGAGCTCCGTTGTTTAAACAAGCTTTTCTTGATGAACATCCTGAAGTGGCTTCTGCATTAAATGAACTTGAAGGTAAAATTACAGATGAGGAAATGCAAGACATGAATTATCGTGTTGCTGAAAAAGGGGAACGCCCTTATGATGTCGCAAAAGCGTATTTGAAAAAACAACATTTAATTGATTAA
- the hisC gene encoding histidinol-phosphate transaminase, with protein MKSQISQLRAYTPGLSPEALKKKLGITGELHKLASNENVYGPSPKAKEAVKAHVDDLFLYPEPNAPLLQEAIATHYDVAPEQVVFGAGLDEMIVIISRTVIRSGDKVVTSEGTFGQYFHNAVVEDASFVQVPLRDGAFDLDAIADAVDEETALVWICNPNNPTGTYHNTEDIEAFIQKVPSHVTILFDEAYAEYVTADDYPDTIALMKKYDNIAMLRTFSKAYGLAGLRIGYMIASTTLADQLNVIRPPFNTTRLSEQAALAAFKDQANLEKTVALNKEEREKFENIDTTLTLYPTQTNFIFVETDRVAELDEALLRAGIIARAFPNGVRITFGFPEQNEVIRQVLSEF; from the coding sequence ATGAAGTCACAAATATCGCAGTTACGTGCATACACACCTGGCTTATCACCAGAGGCTTTGAAGAAAAAACTAGGGATTACGGGTGAATTACATAAACTCGCTTCAAACGAGAATGTCTATGGTCCATCACCAAAAGCGAAAGAGGCGGTCAAAGCTCATGTGGATGACTTGTTTTTGTATCCAGAACCTAATGCCCCCCTATTACAAGAAGCGATTGCGACACATTATGATGTTGCGCCAGAACAGGTTGTCTTTGGTGCGGGTTTAGATGAAATGATTGTCATCATCTCTCGAACTGTGATTCGATCTGGAGATAAGGTAGTTACAAGTGAAGGGACATTTGGTCAATACTTCCATAATGCAGTTGTTGAAGATGCGAGTTTTGTTCAAGTACCATTAAGAGATGGGGCATTTGACTTAGATGCAATTGCAGATGCTGTGGATGAAGAGACAGCACTTGTATGGATTTGTAATCCCAATAATCCAACGGGAACTTATCATAATACTGAAGACATTGAAGCGTTTATTCAAAAAGTACCGTCACATGTTACAATTTTGTTTGATGAAGCTTATGCGGAATATGTGACAGCAGATGACTATCCAGATACGATTGCACTGATGAAGAAGTATGACAATATTGCGATGTTGCGCACATTCTCTAAAGCATACGGCTTAGCAGGACTACGTATTGGGTATATGATTGCATCGACAACGTTAGCAGATCAACTTAATGTCATTCGTCCACCATTCAACACAACACGCTTATCCGAACAAGCGGCACTTGCTGCCTTCAAAGATCAAGCAAATTTAGAAAAAACTGTGGCATTGAATAAAGAAGAACGTGAAAAGTTTGAGAACATTGATACAACCTTGACACTATACCCAACACAAACAAACTTTATTTTTGTTGAAACAGATCGTGTGGCTGAGCTAGATGAAGCTTTGCTGAGAGCGGGTATTATTGCACGTGCCTTTCCAAATGGTGTGCGTATTACGTTTGGATTTCCTGAACAAAATGAAGTGATTCGACAAGTGCTTTCTGAATTTTAA
- a CDS encoding 5' nucleotidase, NT5C type — translation MRESIGIDMDEVLADTFGAILEEFNERTQLGITIEQIMGKKIYDIMPEHKKVIREILEADGFFGRLPVIKDAQEVVERLAEKYDVYIVTAAMDVPTSFHDKYEWLRKYFPFLDPQHFVFCGRKNIAATDYLIDDNPKQLSIFKGKSLMFGAPHNQGNTDFERLENWREVEAYFLK, via the coding sequence ATGAGAGAATCAATCGGAATTGATATGGATGAAGTTTTGGCAGATACGTTCGGTGCAATTTTAGAGGAATTCAATGAACGTACGCAACTTGGTATCACAATCGAACAAATTATGGGTAAGAAGATATATGATATTATGCCAGAACATAAAAAAGTGATTCGTGAAATCTTGGAAGCGGATGGTTTCTTCGGTCGTTTACCTGTCATCAAAGACGCCCAAGAAGTTGTAGAGAGACTTGCTGAAAAATACGATGTATATATCGTGACAGCAGCAATGGATGTGCCGACTTCATTCCATGATAAGTATGAATGGTTGCGTAAATATTTTCCATTTTTAGATCCACAGCATTTCGTATTCTGTGGACGTAAAAATATTGCGGCTACTGATTATTTAATAGATGATAACCCAAAACAACTCAGTATTTTTAAAGGAAAATCGTTGATGTTTGGTGCACCACACAATCAAGGAAATACTGATTTCGAACGTCTTGAAAATTGGCGTGAAGTAGAAGCATACTTTTTGAAATAA
- a CDS encoding DMT family transporter has protein sequence MNSKMKGIIAILISAIGFSFMAVFFRLAGDLPVFQKSLARNFVAMFIPLFFILKYKQPFFGKLSSQPLLITRSMLGLTGVLLNIYAIDHMVLSDADILMKLNPFWTILLSLVILKEHIERYQFIAMIVAIIGMFFVVQPELSSDVIPAVIGLLSGIFAAAAYTAVRALSTREAPYTIVFYFSFFSVVALLPFVLFTYEPMTSMQITYLVFAGLSAAVGQIGVTIAYSYAPAKDISIFTYASILFTALIGFILFGESPDFYAVIGYVIILTASYYMFEVARRSASPNRRQSQSKT, from the coding sequence ATGAACTCAAAAATGAAAGGCATCATCGCAATCTTAATATCTGCTATTGGTTTTAGCTTTATGGCAGTTTTTTTTCGTCTTGCTGGCGATTTACCTGTATTTCAGAAATCATTAGCACGAAATTTTGTAGCGATGTTTATCCCTTTGTTTTTCATCTTGAAATATAAACAACCTTTTTTTGGTAAATTAAGTAGCCAACCTCTGCTAATTACACGATCAATGCTCGGCTTAACAGGTGTTTTACTCAACATCTATGCCATCGATCATATGGTATTAAGTGATGCAGACATCTTAATGAAACTCAATCCTTTTTGGACGATTTTACTCAGTTTAGTCATCTTAAAAGAACATATTGAGCGCTATCAATTCATTGCAATGATTGTTGCGATTATCGGTATGTTCTTTGTCGTCCAACCTGAACTTTCATCCGATGTAATACCTGCAGTTATTGGTCTACTATCTGGTATCTTTGCAGCTGCTGCTTATACTGCAGTTCGTGCACTCAGCACACGAGAAGCACCTTATACAATTGTGTTCTATTTCTCATTCTTTTCTGTTGTGGCACTTTTACCATTCGTCTTGTTCACTTATGAACCTATGACAAGTATGCAAATCACTTATTTAGTCTTTGCTGGGTTGTCTGCCGCTGTGGGACAGATTGGTGTGACAATTGCTTATAGTTATGCACCTGCCAAAGATATTTCTATTTTCACTTATGCATCTATTTTATTTACCGCACTCATTGGTTTTATCCTGTTCGGGGAATCACCTGATTTTTATGCGGTCATTGGCTACGTCATCATTTTAACTGCAAGCTATTATATGTTTGAAGTTGCACGACGTTCAGCGTCACCTAATCGACGTCAGTCACAATCTAAAACTTAA